Proteins encoded by one window of Natronomonas salsuginis:
- a CDS encoding DUF63 family protein, translated as MVLPTGFALPALPYLAALVVGMAVALAAVKRRRPPVTAATVTALAPWMAGGGALYALYQAGVPPKSIAPLFGSPAVYVTTGVLAALVWAAVADRPADTWESTGAPFVLAGSGGLVLLAAVAIAATRPTPNAVGASPFVSVAILLVSIGVAAAVWTGVRRRYDVHATGTVGALAVFAHTLDGVSTAVGYDLLGFGEQTPLSRIIIEASAALPTAELIGAGWLFALVKMGLGALIVVLFEEYVRAEPAEGYLLLGLVTAVGLGPGAHNLLLFAIA; from the coding sequence GTGGTACTTCCGACCGGCTTCGCGTTGCCCGCCCTCCCGTATCTCGCGGCGCTCGTCGTCGGGATGGCCGTCGCCCTCGCGGCGGTGAAGCGTCGCAGACCGCCGGTCACCGCCGCGACGGTGACCGCGCTCGCCCCATGGATGGCCGGCGGCGGCGCGCTGTATGCGCTGTATCAGGCCGGTGTCCCGCCGAAATCGATCGCTCCGCTGTTCGGCTCGCCGGCGGTCTACGTGACGACGGGCGTACTCGCCGCACTCGTTTGGGCCGCCGTCGCCGATCGACCGGCCGACACGTGGGAGTCGACAGGAGCGCCGTTCGTGCTGGCCGGCAGCGGCGGCCTCGTGCTGCTCGCCGCCGTCGCCATCGCTGCCACCCGGCCGACCCCGAACGCGGTGGGCGCGAGCCCCTTCGTCTCGGTCGCGATTTTGCTCGTCTCGATCGGCGTCGCTGCCGCCGTCTGGACCGGCGTCCGACGCCGCTACGACGTGCATGCGACGGGAACCGTCGGGGCGTTGGCCGTCTTCGCGCACACGCTCGACGGCGTCTCGACGGCCGTCGGCTACGATCTGCTCGGCTTCGGCGAACAGACCCCGCTGTCGCGGATCATCATCGAAGCCAGCGCGGCGTTACCGACGGCCGAGCTGATCGGCGCGGGCTGGCTGTTCGCGCTCGTGAAGATGGGGCTCGGCGCGCTCATCGTCGTCCTCTTTGAGGAGTACGTTCGCGCCGAGCCGGCGGAGGGGTATCTCCTCCTCGGGCTCGTCACCGCAGTCGGACTCGGCCCCGGCGCACACAACCTGCTCCTGTTCGCGATCGCCTAG